GAAATCAGTCATAAAGCGCTAGACTTTTGGACCTACCAGGTTCGATGTCTGTGGAATCTGAGAGAGGTTGGGATTAATGCACCTTCCTtcaaaatgtttagttttgtttgtggTTATTTCAGGTAAATCAGGAGAGGATGCTGATGGAGTACAATCTGTCCAGGGCTGGAGGACACGTGATTCAGATGGAGAAGTGTATGATCCAGCAGAGCCAGAGCAAAGAGCtggaattaaatgcattaaaaggaGAGATTGCATCACTGAAAAAGGTCCCAAATATGTTCATACCATCAGACCAGTGCCCACTCTCAATTTTTATAAAGTAACAGTCaaaataactacaaaaaaaaaaacataataatgtaAATGCTATTGAAACTTGTGAAATGACAAGTAAAAAAATGGAAGGACCATTTTTAATACCAAAAATGTTAaccatatacaaatatttttggtCTTTCAAGAAACCACCACTTATCCATTTCAACAAGTGGGTGCCTTTAATTTATCAAGTTACTATAAGACTTTTATacgtttaaaaaaatgtattaaaaatatattctgttCTTTTTATCTCTCTTCATAAAAAAAGATCTTAAAATGTATAATGGTTTGCacacaatattaagcagcacaactgttttagaGATAATAATAAATGCTACCATTTGTTATAACATTACAACCTTAGCCATCACGGGacttaatgttttaaatacattttaaagaagaaaaaaaaagtttcataatttcactgtattaataaaaaaaatgtgtggttACACGTGTTGGAGTGCCTCTAGCTCACAATGGAAGAAGTTTAAGACCACGAGAAAAACATTTAATCAAGTATGTCCAAGTACTTCATATATACAGtccatggccaaaaatatcggcactTTTGGTAAATATGTTGTATTTGGATTATTGTACGgctggaagatccaaacatggcccattataagatttctaacagagtcagtccctttttgatttttttttatctgttggtatttgatagaatcagtgatgtcatgtatctaaacaagatgtccaggacgtccagcagaaatataggcccacaacattcaaaacacagcagtatatttcattgtacacatggggtactctttatccctgtgtgcaccaaacctatcttgagtgtttgctgctaaaaagctttttttttttttagtttcatctgaccataggagccagtcccatttgaagttcaagtgagagtctttggccactcactctcctcctcaccgtgcattaggaggatatagacacacgtcctatTCTAGGCAGATTCGTAACATTTACTGTTGATTGGAACtcccttaattattgccctgatggtggaaatgggaacttttcttaaagccactaattcactaatttgtgaagctcattTATCGTTtactgcacatcagaaatatattctttggtttttctcattgtgatggatgattaagggatttttggctttgttttccctactacttatatttattttatcaatggctgtataatttcattttcataatcaccctggagtgctcaaaattgtgaatatgaatgagaATATACTTCAGATATATtgtactcataagaatttctaggggtgccaataattgtgtccaacatgtatttgagaaaactatattccccattttaaattcttattatccaatgaaaggttggcttttttttttttaaataaaatatcaaatggattaaaaatgcagattaattttcacagcctaatttgatcatatttaccaagggtgccaaggGATATTTTTGACCATGACTGTCGAAGCatgagaatgtttttattttatgtttttatcaggtGCTGGAGGAATATAAGCGGAAGCACAATGAGGTTTTGGAGCGACTGAATGAACGAAATAGGCAATATCAGAAGCTGCAGGGACTTCTCGACTCACTACGGATGCACACGCTGGGAACGGGAGAGAAAGATCCCATTTCCCATCCTTTCACTACAGGTCAGGGGGGGGGAAGCAAATGGGTGGAAACAAGTATAATGGTTCcttatttaaacaaattattgtAATTGTCTATTTTACCCTGCATAAGTAAAATCAGGTCAAGAGTTCTTTATCCCACTGAGACCAAGATTGTTCAGATGTTATCAACTGTTGTaaagaacaaaatatgaaaaatatttgcAATTATTATCATCAGGTTTGGTCAAACAGCGCTCACCGCATAGCAGTCCTTCATTCCTGGAACCAGAAGGTGACAGGTTCTTCTCATTGGGACCAGAAAACGCTAAAACTTTCTTCCAGTTCAGCACACCCACCCGAGACAGAGCCCAATCTTTTATCAAGAAAAACTAAGTTTAACATGAGTTTCACTACGATGCTTGTTTCTTTCACTTATGAATTCTGATTTCAGTTCTAATATAAGATTTCAGCCGAATATAGTCGTTCCCGTTTAGTTCTTTATGTTCTTTCAAGTTGATTATTTATTGAAAAAGCTGTTACATAGTTAAAAAGTGTTATGCTGTAAATATTCACAACACATTTCCACGAATGTAAATGACTTTATTGTGGAAAATAACTCAATTAAAATATGTGGGAAAACTTCATGTAAATGATGTAGGACCTGCCAAATTGATCAGAGTAAGActgggatttatttttttattttttttcacaacccAAATATGAAACAGACTGCAGTACAATCTTAACAATGATACCCATCAACAAACAAGAGGAAAATTAAAAAAGGTAAAtgaatgatgaaaaaaatatgtacaaagaGTTTTCCTGTCGTCACAAACAGTAGCAGAACAGAATATATACAAACATGAAAAACACTACCCTCATTGATCTCAATGTACGTCCTCTCTCTGGATTTTCATTCACTTTGTGGTTTGTAAGTAACAAAGGCTGCACTTTGGCTTTTCATCACCTGTCTTTTCCCATTGACTATAAGGAGCAAGGGAGTTTCCACACGTATACTTCGGAAGTCATATGACTGTATAGGGAGAAGCAAAGaagaaacataaaaacattatatttattacacctattgtaatgcaaaaaataaaaatcactattGGGTTATTATAACTGTGGCAGATCACAGATAACAGCAGCAAAACTTGTTTATATTTGCTCGATTGTTTAaatatgtacactactgttcaaatgtttggggtcaataagtatatttttaaagaatttaggtatgcattaaattgatcaaaatactgttctcttgaactttctattcaccaaagaatcctgaaatattaCAAAGTATTacgcagcacaacagttttcaacattaataataagaaatgcatcttcagcaccaaatcagcatattggcatgatttctgaaagatcatgtgacactgaagactggagtaatttatgctaagaattcagctttgcatcaaaggaataaattacattttaaaacataaaaaagaaaagtttattttaattcgTAATAATGTGTCacaatatttctcttttttactgtatttttgatcaaataaatgcagccttggtgagcataagggatTTCCTTTGAAAGCATATTTAAAATCTTAATGACTGCCAAATTTGAAATGGTAGTGTAAGCAGCAGGGGTATAAAACTTTAAAGTAtaatgaaatgtattgtttacaaACCTTATCTTTATGTGTTACGCTGTGCCGTTTAACCTGTGGTTCAGGAATGACTACAGTATCCCCTATTAAAACACCCCAGCTGTCTGCTGTATTATACACCATGACCACACAGCAGCTCTCATCACTGTCCACCAAGCCAAATGTGCTGCAAGACAAAGACAAGAAAACCATTTTACAATACAATCAGCAACCGCAACCTTCTAGTTTTGTTCATAAATATTTGTGGAGGTTGTTAATGCTGCAGAGGCTTTTAAACTCACAAGGCCATACGGCCCTCTGAGGCCAGGCTGAAGATCACTTTTCCTAGCGCTGCCACCCCGCCGTTGTGGCCATGAGTGAGAGCGGATAAGCTGCGGGGTTCAAGGCTCCCCACGCGGCCTGAGGGAGACCGGAACTGAGGGGAGGAGCACGGGCCCAAAGCAGAGGTACTGAGTGAGGAGAGCATGTTACGAAGACGCCGCGCTTTTACTTTTCCCTGCAACACAGAGAGAGTGGGGTTAATGGGACTTCTAATGGACCTAAAAATTCTCCTGGAAACAACCCAAAAACAACCTTTTCGATCAGATTTTACACAATCAACAGAACTAAATAAAGCTCTGTGCTGCTATCAAATGTGTagccaaatttatttatttttttcaacaaaataatCATATACACTGTaatatctttgtttccaaatgccccccaaaaaaatcaagatgtgttaattaatttaACACACTTGTAAACACCAAACACCAGTACAATATGCAGATTTTGATCATCATTATCCACACCTGACAGCGACTGGCTGCCACCTAATATTTTCAATTGATGTTTTTGAGTAAGTTGagtacatttactgtacatttatgcatttagcagacacttatctAAAACgacttagtgcattcaggctatatatatatatatatacacacacgtttTTTATCAGTATGCCAGTAAACATTCTCAGATGCTCTTGACACTACTGTTGTCAATAGCTCAGCTCCCGTATATATAAACTGAAAGTGCCTGTTCCACACCAGTATAAACCGTAAAAGTTACAATGTCGTTGTTCACTTCTCTCACCTTATTCTCTATTAACATTATAACCTGGTCTAGGTAATTTAGCAgcagtttttctctctctcgcgcatcTTCCCAGCCAGGATCCAGAGCTGCAGCACGGCTGAATCCATCCAGAGCTGAACTGTACATCTCCTCATACTGGAACAACTGGTGACAGAAAGGAGTTTCTTAGGTCTGCTTTACACCGTGGAAGTGTAACCGCAGACTGGTTACCAGTTTAAAATATATGGATAAGATGCTGGTTATACTGTGACACAATTGCTGGTGCATTCCCACCAGTTGGAAAAAGTCTGTTAAAGCAACTGATAGAATTGTTACCGTAGCTCTGTTGAAGTGGAGGTCAGGATTCATTGAGGATGCTTTGTCAATTTTCTCCtataaatatgcacagattaaacCACCTCTGAAAACCAGCTTTGGCTAATTAATAAACACAGGAATGTTTGGATGATACATGAGTGAGACAAAGAGGAAATACTCACAGCCTGTGCATAGGCACTGAGGGCTTGTTGAGAGAGCTGTGGGTTTTGTCCACTGGTAAAAAACATGGAGATATACGCGTTCCCTAAAATATCTGTCGGGGTCAAAGCAaaacagtatacatttttttattcaaattttcttttaataaaccaacattataaactgtctctaTTCAGAAATGCAGTTAGGAAACAAGCTGTGTTCTGATCGACAGCATGGATATACATTGGAGTTTACTTCACTTGACAAAAGCATTCATTAGAATTAAATTTCACTTAAAAAGCATAGTTCACCTGAAATGGAAGAGTCAGTTATCATTTATTACCTTCATGTCGTTTAAAAACTGACTGACTTTTTAAGATGATACATTTTAAGGAATAttataaacattcttcaaaatatcttcttttatgttacaCAGAGCAGAGAAAGTCATATAACTTTGTAAAGACGTGAGGGCAATTAATTAATGACCTAAATTTAAAAATAGCGCAATACACTCAATTTTGATCCAAATACATTTTACACCTAATGTGTCCTTTCCTGCAATAGCCGTGTTATATACTCACACCACGAAGTCCCATTGGTGACATCGAGTTGCACAGCCTTCTTGGCCAGCTCCACGCTCTCCAGAATGCGTTTGCTCTGCTCCTGTGGATCTTCTTCCGGTGGCAGCCGTCGCAGCACCATAGACAGGCTTCTTAGAGACACTTTGTTCTTACTCTAGATGAAGATAAGACACCAAGAGTTCATCTCTGAGAAGTGCCATATCTAAAGAGACAGACATCCTTAAAGATATCGGGTCTCATTCACTATTACTTGCATGGATTATTGTTTAATCGTTATGTGTATTACTTGTTTGCACAACTTCGGACTAAAAATTCTGCCTAATTCATAATTTAATCTCTGTTCAGCAAACACAATGCTCTTTAAAATCGAGCTGTCACCTGAACGCATGCAGCAAGAGCATGTGCCTTCCTCAAAACCaatttaaacacaaaaaaatgtcTTTTGTACAGACCTCTCATTACAACTATACATGTTATACAAAGAAACCTAGCAGCTTGAGCTCTATTGCATATGATAAATAAAATTTCATCTTGGTTATAGGCGATTATAATATTGATTATGCACATGCAATGAATGAGACCCATTGTTTTTGGCTGTAATAAAGACTCACCTGCTGTAGTGCACCTGTGAAGCAGGTCTTGGCCGCGGTCAGGTCTCCTTTTTTCCAGTACTGCTCTCCCAGTGTGTTCCAGCCCTCAACCAGACCTGGTTCCAGTTTAACAGCCCGGGACAGACACTCCTCTGAAGTCTGACTGAACCCCGGAGCCACGTTTAGACACCGACCCCGCTGCAGCAGGAACTGAGCACTGTGTTTGTACAAATCTGTTTAaagtatataattaataaaataataacaatactcTTGTGGCATTTTGAATGGTGCTGAGACAATAATAAAGGACTCTATCGGCATATTTTGAAATGAACTgtcagaatataatttttttatacattaacatTTCTTTGCCATAAAAATTTGTGGAACACAAAGAGATCCCCACCTTCTTTTTCCTCCAGCCTCTTAAGTGTCTTTGCCATTTCTTGAGCAACATCATTCTGTTTCCTACCAGCGTCTTCAACACTGTGCGTCTCAAAGTAACGGTCCCTAAAGGAGTAAAGATCATCTACCAGTTCCTGTGACAGAAACATGCTATTATTACACACCTGCACATTTGACAAGAGATTTATTGCATTAAACCAAtagttaataaattattttatcatttcatcaccctgaaaaacacaaaaggagatcttAGACAGACTGACAGCCCCAGACAGCACTGACTAGCATTGCAacctttttaataaaatgaaagcaaatggtgacagagttttttttttttttgtatttgcatttttatttgcataaaaGAAGAAAGTAAAAGAGATGCTGCTTTCTCTTTAACATGGTCATAATTGTACCTAAATCTTCTATGAAAATGTCAGTAGTAAAAAATAATGCAGTGAATAAAACAACTagttatgagaataaagttgtcATTATAGTGTCATAAAACACAAGATGAAAGCTTCTTACACTGTTTAAAGAAGAACTATAATTATAGTTTTACTGTACAATAAGTGTATCGTGCAGTGAGAGGTAAATGATAGGTAAAACAAACATTACACCACATAAAGGAAAGCACATTAGGTTAACACGATCAGGCTACACTGCGCAgagtttaatcaaaaatatccaGATGCTACTTGCTGTAGAAACCTGTTTGTTCTCCGTTGTTACTCTACAGTTTATCCGCTGTTAAAGTGACAGGAGCTGCAGCAGCCATGTGTACTTTATACACCATCGACAACATCTGCgtgctgtatatttatttttacctcaccaaaagacagaaagaaatggAAGCATGAATCCAAACCTTTAACACTTGCAAGTCATCTTTGTCTGTTGTTTTCTGCTCCCCATCATCAACCTCGGCCATCTTTAACATGTAAAGCAGGACCCGAGCGAGCGTGATAAACACAGACGAGTGTGTTTGGACGCCTCCTATTGGTCAGGAGAcaaactgttttgttgttgttattttttgaccCCATCATCAACCTCGGCCATCTTTAACATgtaaaacactaaataaataaataaatactttttgacCGAAATGTAACGCTTTACATGTTTAAAGACATGAAACTATTTTGGAAATTGGCAAATATTTAATCAattttgttgtattatttatAGCCTAAAATGTTTGCACACTTCAGGAAATCACAGCAAAGTACCTGTTTGGAAAACGTCaataagaaagtttttttttgtatgcatccATCTCGAACCCATAAAcgataaataaacacataaacgaaaaaaaataaaattatatatatatatatatatatatatatatatagagagagagagagagagatagatagatagatagatagatagatagatagatagatagatagatagatagatagatagatagatagatagatagatagatagatagatagataaataaatagatagatagatacttttTGGCCGATATGTACCGCTGATAAAAGTTTTTCAAAGAAGCTTTAAACAGCGAATGAAATCGGAAGTAAAAGTGCGCATGCGCGTTTGATCACACGCAGTCATGAGACTCTCTTCAAACACCGGTTATGATATTTCGATGATCTTGTAGTGACAATGGCgtttttatctttctttctcGGGTTACTGCTCATGACAGTCTCTGAAAACCATGCAGCCGAGAGAATTCAAGCTTTCGTCGTTCCTCACAGTCATATGGATGTTGGCTGGGTGTACACTGTCCAGGTAAAACGCATAAAGCTTGTATGTTTCCTGTGTGGAGCTATCATCATCGGTGCTGTCAAACTTCTCTGTTGTAGGAGAGCATGCACGCATACGCCAGCAATGTGTACAGCAGTGTAGTTGAAGAGCTGTCACGAGTCAAAAGCCGCAAATTCATAGCAGTAGAACAGGAGTTTTTTCGACTCTGGTGGGATAATGTGGCGACAGATTGGCACAAGAAACAGGTAAAGActtattcttattatttcttACCCTTATTAGTTGTCTTAGTGGTTTTAAGTATTATGCAAGGAAGGTAAATCAGTTCAATTAttgtttaatactttttaaactggAGCAGCATGAAAAAAGTGATTTGTTCAATAAGTTAAGTTAAATATGTAAAacagaataatataaaaaaagatttaagtaaataaaaataaatcaacaacTTAATATAACAGTAGCTACAGTACTGTAGCAAGTcgaaaaaataatgtaatatagaaaataaataatttctcaattatatcttacatttatttataatgatataaataaatttttcaCAGTATAAATTGGGTGTTTTTAGGTATCGCTGAAAATATCTAGctgctttttcatttttgggatggGGTTCGTACAAGTATGATCCCGTTTGGGGTTTGTGgcatctgaaaaacaaacaaacaaacaaataaataaattaactggTTTAAGGTGACATGTTTTTATATATCAGGCGAGACAGCTGCTAAAAGAGGGTCGTCTGGAGTTCATAATCGGGGGTCAGGTGATGCACGATGAAGCAGTGACTGATGTAGATGATGCCATTCTTCAACTCACAGGTGCGTGAGCATGAAACACTCCTTACAAATACAGTTGCAATGCGCTGAATTTATATAAAGCTATGTTAAATAGTGTTAACATGTTGCATGCCATGTAGTTATAGATATTCTTatccccctctttctctctctcttcttctggcTTGTAGTGGGACACGGCTTCTTGTATGAGACTTTTGGTGTTCGGCCACGTTTCGGATGGTATGTCGATCCGTTTGGTGCATCAGCCATCACCCCGGTCCTCTTTGCACTTGCGGGGTTTGACGCTCACCTCATCTCTCGCATCGACTACGACCTTAAAGATGACATGCAGAAAAACAAGGTTGTGCTTTTGCATCATTGGTTTGGTAAAACACATTTATGATACAGCTGTGCTTGTGAAGTTTCTGAAATAAATGCTGCTTACATTATGATGTTATAATATTACATCTGTATTTGTAGAAATTGCAGTTTGTGTGGAGAGGTTCACCATCCTTAAAGGAAAAACAAGagatattcacacacacaatggATCAGTTCAGTTACTGCACACCATCGCATCTCCCCTTCTCTAACAGGTGACGCccagtaactttttttattttattcattattattactatttttattttattttgtaacccCTCAGTTGTGGTTTTTGTTTAGCATGAATGTCTAGAAAGTTCTATTAATTTATACACTATTATTCAACATTTGGGGTCAGTTagattaatattatttgtaacaaggatgcattaattgatcaaaagtgactgaaaagacatttataattttccaGGAgattatcttttaaaaaaaagaaagcgtttttttttactttatattggtcaaagaatcccgaaaaaggaataaataattatttaaaatatattaaagcaaaaaaagttttttagttataatatttcataatataacttTGTTCACTgtaatcttgagtaaataaatgtaTCCTTGGCGAGCATAAGAATCCAAATATTACATATTCTTACCATCCCCAAACTTTTGttataaacaaacttttattaaaacaaaattctatataaaaacaaaaagaattagaaaaaaaaaagtttgagcaTGCTCTTACATTGATGATAATTGTGCCCAGGTCTGGGTTTTACTGGAATGGTGTTGCACTGTTTCCGGACCCTCCTAAAGATGGCATATACCCCAACATGAGTCTGCCAGTGACCACAGAAACTGTAGAGCTTTACGCACAGACCATGGTGGACAACATCAAACAGAGGGCCCAGTGGTTCAGAACCAGTCATGTTCTCTGGCCTTGGGTCAGTTCTGCTCCATCATACCACAGaataacacatacagtacagtacttcatttcatttattcaccAACTTATACAGCATTACAAGGGTTTGTTGTATTTACAGGGTTGTGATAAGCAGTTCTTCAATGCTTCAGTGCAGTTCATGAACATGGATGTTTTAATGAACTACATTAACACGCACAGTGACAAGTATGGAGTTGCAGTTCAGTATGCCACGCTACAGGATTATTTCCAGACGGTGCACCAAACAAATCTGTCCTGGGATGTGAGAGGAAACCAAGACTTCCTTCCTTACTCAACAGGTTTAGAATTAGGATTTTATAGCTACTTCTATAATTGTGACGAACTCTTTTCATAAACTGTGATGATGTGCTTTCAACATTTTATGAGCATTGTTAACACTGCACTTTGTGtcttattataatgcattaaattacaaaaGAGTTTGCTTTGTGAGTGTTTCTAACATAATGGCAAAAACAGTGACAGCTAATTTGACatgtttgtgtcattttttttgtGGATTCTGAGAACCCTGGAAATGTTAAAAGGGTCCATTAGTGTTTCTCTGCATTTCTAAAAAAACGAATGGTCCTGAAAGGCCTTTTATCCTCATTTTCCAGAACCGTTTCAGGCATGGACGGGGTTCTATGGGTCCAGAAATGTTCTGAAAGGAGTAGCTAGACGAGCGAGTTCCCTCCTGTATGCAGCAGAGTCTCTCTTCACTAGATACCATATCAGCTACCCAGACGGTCCAGTTCAGAGAGAATGGGCTTTGGACAAACTCAAGGCCCTGCGATGGGCTGTCTCCGAGGTGCCTGTTTATGCCACTACCCCTTCCTTTTGAGAAgcatggaatttacagtttacttttatttagttgCAATGATGAACAATGCAAttcattaatgtttattaatgaaTTATGTTATGATTCAGGCCCAAATCAAACATGATGCTGCCAAGGCAGTGATCATTTGTGTAAGGCTAGAAACTGAGTGGTCATCATCTCATCTGATTTGTACCAGGTTCAGCACCACGATGGCATCACAGGGACAGAATCCCCTAAAGTGGCTGATATGTACGTGGAGCATCTCATGCAAGGCATGATGGGAGCTGAGGAGCTCTTGGCAGCCATATTCTTGCTTCCACAAACCCTTGAACTTTCCAACGACATCCATCACACACCTCAAACCAGATCCACCACAGTGAACACCGGtacatttctttgtttttattctcTGAATCTTTCCTCTCAGAATGTGGATCTATATCCTCTGTTCAGATCTGATCTAATTCTGTGGCCAGTGATATGTGAAATGCATTGGACTTATATTTGATAAACtatacatgcatttaaatatatatataattaaataattgaatataatttatattgaaaaaaaaacattttaacatatatgtgGATTAAATATACCAGGAGCCAGTATATATTAGCTTCCACACCAACtcatgtcattatttttacagttacatAAAAACTTAATATAACTAAGTTATGTCTGATAGACAAAGTTGGATTATGGTTTTTAGCCTCTTCTCTTGGTTCTTCATTTTATATATCTTATTAAAATCAATTGTTAATATagacacaatatacagtatatagataaTATTGACagtttaagtacatttttaattatattttcagtCTAAGTGCCAGCATTAGCAGTTATCAGTATTAAAATCTGAAGTGATGTTTATAGGCTAGATTGTCTAATAAAGATATTGTTGTCATTTCAGACGCCGGGAATGTTCTGGAACAGCATATCATCGTCTACAACCCACTTGCCTGGAACATTTcaacatatattaatatttctgtggCATACGCAGTGGCAGTTGTGCTTGACGATGGTGGAAAGGCAGTACCTGCTCAGGttgcaaaacatatttttctgTTGATCTCATTCTTTGCTTCTGTCATGACATGTAGCCATCAGTTGTTTCCGTTAATAAGAGACTCAAAAATTAACTGCAGATCCAGCAATCGATGGAGTCTTCCACGGTCTACGATCTGTTCTTCGTTGTTCAGCTGGGCGGACTGCAGTACAGAAAGTACATTGTGCAGTTCCCACAATCCCACTGTGACACTGGATCTGCCTGTGGGGCGACTCATGTGGCCAGAGTAGTGACATTTACAAAGAAGAATGTGAGTCAGTGGAAGAGGACATGTAGGAAGTTTTTACCAGTGCTGAATGAGTGCTACAAACTCATGTTTGACCAAGAGACAAACCTTCTGCACAGCATCACAGACCGGCAAGTTTTCCTTCAGTATGCATCAGATTGCAAAGTTATGTCCAATGGAACATTTCAATGGAATTTCTGACCTAGTCTTTCCATTACAGGTGTGGAAAGATGAGGGTTAGAGTACAGCAGGATTTCTGGGAGTATGAGGCCAATGGGGACATCCACTCCGGGCCGATCTCAGACAACTACATCTTTACTGCCAACGGCTCGGCTATTCCTGCATACAAATCTGTGGCCATGGAGATTGTGCCAGGGA
The genomic region above belongs to Carassius carassius chromosome 3, fCarCar2.1, whole genome shotgun sequence and contains:
- the LOC132116889 gene encoding E3 ubiquitin-protein ligase CCNB1IP1; protein product: MNNTRANSRTAMSASKFTLLCNSHKCRAKLSGFAWVTACSHVFCDQHGSEEFSRSPAICPACSSMLSGKLDVFRTELAPSEQYKAMVLVGLQPETVLEISHKALDFWTYQVNQERMLMEYNLSRAGGHVIQMEKCMIQQSQSKELELNALKGEIASLKKVLEEYKRKHNEVLERLNERNRQYQKLQGLLDSLRMHTLGTGEKDPISHPFTTGLVKQRSPHSSPSFLEPEGDRFFSLGPENAKTFFQFSTPTRDRAQSFIKKN
- the ttc5 gene encoding tetratricopeptide repeat protein 5, which gives rise to MLKMAEVDDGEQKTTDKDDLQVLKELVDDLYSFRDRYFETHSVEDAGRKQNDVAQEMAKTLKRLEEKEDLYKHSAQFLLQRGRCLNVAPGFSQTSEECLSRAVKLEPGLVEGWNTLGEQYWKKGDLTAAKTCFTGALQQSKNKVSLRSLSMVLRRLPPEEDPQEQSKRILESVELAKKAVQLDVTNGTSWYILGNAYISMFFTSGQNPQLSQQALSAYAQAEKIDKASSMNPDLHFNRATLFQYEEMYSSALDGFSRAAALDPGWEDAREREKLLLNYLDQVIMLIENKGKVKARRLRNMLSSLSTSALGPCSSPQFRSPSGRVGSLEPRSLSALTHGHNGGVAALGKVIFSLASEGRMAFTFGLVDSDESCCVVMVYNTADSWGVLIGDTVVIPEPQVKRHSVTHKDKSYDFRSIRVETPLLLIVNGKRQVMKSQSAAFVTYKPQSE
- the man2b2 gene encoding epididymis-specific alpha-mannosidase, coding for MAFLSFFLGLLLMTVSENHAAERIQAFVVPHSHMDVGWVYTVQESMHAYASNVYSSVVEELSRVKSRKFIAVEQEFFRLWWDNVATDWHKKQARQLLKEGRLEFIIGGQVMHDEAVTDVDDAILQLTVGHGFLYETFGVRPRFGWYVDPFGASAITPVLFALAGFDAHLISRIDYDLKDDMQKNKKLQFVWRGSPSLKEKQEIFTHTMDQFSYCTPSHLPFSNRSGFYWNGVALFPDPPKDGIYPNMSLPVTTETVELYAQTMVDNIKQRAQWFRTSHVLWPWGCDKQFFNASVQFMNMDVLMNYINTHSDKYGVAVQYATLQDYFQTVHQTNLSWDVRGNQDFLPYSTEPFQAWTGFYGSRNVLKGVARRASSLLYAAESLFTRYHISYPDGPVQREWALDKLKALRWAVSEVQHHDGITGTESPKVADMYVEHLMQGMMGAEELLAAIFLLPQTLELSNDIHHTPQTRSTTVNTDAGNVLEQHIIVYNPLAWNISTYINISVAYAVAVVLDDGGKAVPAQIQQSMESSTVYDLFFVVQLGGLQYRKYIVQFPQSHCDTGSACGATHVARVVTFTKKNVSQWKRTCRKFLPVLNECYKLMFDQETNLLHSITDRCGKMRVRVQQDFWEYEANGDIHSGPISDNYIFTANGSAIPAYKSVAMEIVPGKVVSEIRQYFYREEEDKNHTYSVVTRVPVGFDGRLACFRLEQSYKVGPLEMNRETVFRTRTSLKNNRTLFTDNNGYQMMKRTYKAFVNNTIPRNYYPMVRAAYIQDDSSRVVFLSERAHGVASLSQGQLEVMLHRRLWNNQEWNLGYNLTLNDSSVVRPVLWMMLGSPSALSSIYQQEALELQHRPVVMPIDQPQRLWNQREKFSGPFVQPVVVPQNLHMQTLSIPGWSYSPDHSQHIHRLNSGGERKSEIDFDRILLRITHLYEEGEDPVLSQPTDINLKEVMRGIGEVTKVQERSLTGTWNISDLQRWSWKTNESVRKEEHKDFFSSTAQDFNVTIYPKEIRTFFIYFK